GCAGCGACAGTGTGTACTCTACGTCGGGGTGTACATCTACCCTGCCACGTATCCTGATGATCGCGTAGAGCTTTACCTGGCCCACCGGAGCTGCCTTCTGCTCCGCCGTCGCGACTGCCATTTCTTCATCCACCTCTACGCGTGAAGATAACTGAGGGATCACCGCCTACCAGGCTTATCCGGGGAGGGGTCGCCGGGATGGATGCATAGATGGGGTTAAACACAAGTGTACGTAGGTTAGCCCTGGGCGGCCTGCACCCAGTCGATGGGTGTCACGAACTTGTAGGTCTGCTTTAGCGCGTTATAGGTAGCCTTCACGAAGTTCAGCGTCGTCCTGGTGTCGCCACGTGTGAAGCTCCATACGTCCTGTATACCAGCCATCCGTAGCACTACCTTGGCCGCGTCGCCCGCTACTAGCCCTGTCCCACGAGGTGCTGGCTTGAGGACTACCTCTACGCTACCGCTCTTGCCGCGTACAGTGAATGGTACACTGTGCGGCTGGTCACATAGACACTCCCAGCTGCCGCAGCCACGGCGTACCGGTATGACGTTGAGCTTTGCATTGCGGATAGCCTTCTCTATCGCAGGACGGAGCTGCCGTGCCTTACCCTGGCCTACGCCCACAAAGCCGTTCTCGTTGCCTATCACCACTACTACGCGGAACTTGTTTACGCGGCCGGCGTCGGTCATCTTTTGCACTAGCCTTACGTCTACAGTCTCGCTCTTAAGCTCCGGGCCTATCAGGTAGTCTACTATCTCCGGCTCTAGTATCGGCAAATTACGCTCGAATATCTCGCTGAGGCTGCGTATGCGGCCCTCCTTTACCAGCCTCCCTACGAACGTACGTGGCTTCCACTCCTGCTCAAGCTCGTAGGGCGAGAGGCTCATCACGCAACAGCCTCCTTAGCAGCCTTTACCTTCTCAACAACATCACGGTAGTCTTCTAGTATTTTACTCTTAACCTCCTCAAAATGCTTAGGCAGATCCTCGGGACGCAGGCCCCTCTTCAGGTACAGGCTGAATCTGCGCTCGTAGAGCTCCGGGTTCTCCTGGGCAAGCATAGCAGCGTACTTGGCTATGTGCTCGCCACGTATTCTGTACTCCTCTGGGAGTATCTCTTCGCTATGAGGCACCTCGAGACCAGCGTCCACCGCTCCCTTTAGGGCCGCGAACACGCGGGAGCCACGTACCGGCCGGTGCAGCCCTATGTCGAGTACCGCGTAGCCTATACCAGCCTTGAGCGCACGCAGAGCAGCGAGCATACCAGTTAGGTAGGCAGCCGACGTATTCTTTGTGCCGCCTAGCCAGCCATAGCGCTTCACAAGCTCCCTGCTATGCGCTGCAGCAATAGTCACGTCTCCCTGCGGCTTAGCTATTATGACTTGCACCCAGATGTACTTGTTTGTCCTCCTGACTACAAGTCTAGGCTTACCAGAGAGCACCATGACGTAGCGCTTATAGTAGTTGGTCTTGCCCTCTCTACGCCGCCTTCTCGGCACCTTATATCTTGGTCCATGGGCCATGTTGGTCCACCAGCCCTAGCCGCGTACCCGGTGCGGAGAAGCCCAGCACCACGCTCCCTTAATAAATACAAATTGTAGAGGCACCGAGGATAACCCAGCAAGCACCCCTCTATACCAGAGAGCCTTTGCCCCGTATGCCGGTGGCACAGAGAGCCGAGAAGAAAGCTACCCTGCCAGCCGCGGGACCAGGGAGAGGAGGATGCACGCTCTGGGCGGGTAGTCTGGCCGCATAAACAAGCCTAGGCGGAGGATAACTGCTAAAGCTACTTTCTGACGCTAGTTGGGTAGCCGTGCTCCTCCAGCCAGCGCCTAAGTGAGGCAAACGTCGGAAACATGCCGCCCTTCGCCCACATGTATAGCTTTCGGTAGGTCCTACGGTCTATCACACCGTGGTCGCGCAGGTAACGGAGATACCTCCTCATCTTGCGTATCCTGTGCATCCACTCCTCCTTGGGGTCACGCCTAGCACTTGCATCGCCCTTACGCCTGCCATAGCCGCGGTGCCTGCCCTTCTTACGGGCCTCGTGGCGCTCACGCCAACGGCCACGAGATGGGCTGTGCTTCGGCTTGACCCTTATCACACCCTCCTTGATGAGGCGGCGTATCTCCTCCCTCGTTATAGCACTAGCCACGTCATCTAGCCGAGTAGGGTCTATCCATATCCTCGACTCGCCTACACCCAGTATCTCTGCCGCAAGCCTACGCTGCATGGATAGGTCCTGCGCCACTTCTAGGCCACCTCACAGGCCTCTTCCTCGCCCCTAGGAGGCCAGGACAAACGTCCGCGGGTATAAGAAACGAAATGCCTACGCGTTGGCCACCTTGAAGCCCTTTGCACGCGCCTTCTCTAGTATCTGCTGCCGCTTCCTAAGCCCCACACCAGCCGCAATGTACACTATGTGCCTCGCCGGGTCTAGCTTGTCTAGCTCAGCAGGACTGCAGACACGCACTGGCTCAAGTCCTGTCGGGTGCAGCCCCCGTACGGCAGCCGGAGCCCTGTACCCGACATCCACTACTGCTGGCCTACCCTTTAGCCTCAGCCTCATTGGGTTGTCTATACCCTTAGGCTTACGCCACTTGGGGTCGTTCTTGAACTTAGGGAACTTCCACCACAGCGTGCGCAGGAACTCAGGCTTCTTCGACTTTAGCTTCCGCCTAACCTGGAGGAGCCTCTCTATATCCCGGCGCTCCATTATTCAGCCACCCCCTTCTCGTATATGTAGACGCCGTCTACGAAAACACGCCTATCCTTACCCTTTACCTTTGTAGCAAGCTCTATGTTGGCAGCCGTCTGGCCTACAGCCTCTATGTCGATGCCCTCGACTATCACATCATCCTTCTGAACCTTTACAGTAACACCCGGCATTATTCTCGCTATACGCGGTGCCTTCTCGCCGAGGAAGTTCTCTATAACCACCTTGTCGCCCTGCACCTTAACCGTTACAGGGAAGTGAGAGAACACTATCTTCAGCTTATACCGGTAGCCCTTAGTGACGCCCGTTATCATGTTATCAATATGAGATGCAATAGTGCCTACGAGGGCCTTGAGCCTCCTATTCGCGAAGTACGCCTCTACTACTACCTTCTTACCCTCCTCGTCCTCATCAACCCTTATGATTATGCCGCGAGCGTGCGAGAAGTCGCGTGTCAGCTCACCCTTAGGCCCGCGAACAGTTACCTTCATACCGTCTATGCTTACCTCTACGCCCTCCGGTATAGGCACCTCCTCTGCCACATGTACAAGCTTAGCCATCCTACCGCACACCTCTTCTCTACCGCACAGATGCAGCGACGGGCACACGTTGTATCGCTGCTACCCCCTACGCGCGGAGGCTATCACAAACCCAGGAGCTGGCAGCAAAACCAGGCAGCGTAAAATTAGGTGTTGCCTGGCTAGTAGACATAGGCTAGCAGCACGCCACCTATCTTACGCTCTAGTGCCTCACGATGCGACATTACTCCCTGGCTCGTCGACAGTATCAGTATACCTATGTCTCGGCTTGGCAGGTACTTGCGGAGCCAGTCTGGCATCCTTATCAGATCACTGTACTTGACCGAATACCTCGGCTTGATTACGCCCGCCTTGTTTATGCGGCCCAGAAGCCTTACGCGTATCTTACCCCAGCGACCGTCATCTATGTACTCGAATTCACCTATGTAGCCCTCACGCTGCATCACACGGAGTACATTGGCTATTAGCTTCGATGCCGGCATTATGACTACTTCAGGCTTAGCGCGCATCTCTGCATTCACTATAGCCGCCATAGCATTCGCAAGTGTATCAAGCATGACCATGCATGCCCACCTCCACCCGCTCTTGGCTACGTGTACTTGCGGAAGCCTAGGCTAACTGCTAGCTCGCGGAAGCACTGGCGGCAGAGCATCAGCCCATACTTCTTTATCACAGCATCGTGGCTGCCACAGCGCTGACACTTGTAGGCGCCCCTACCGTACTTTACCACTCTAGGCGGCCTGTACTTCCCCATAGCCGGGCACCCCCGGATCTAGGAGCCTGCACACTACTTAGGCTCTATAACTACTCCGAACATTTCGTGTAGAAGCACCATGGACTCTTCCTTGGTCACACGGTGACGCCTTGGTATTCTACTGCGGGCGCGTCTTCTCCTGGCAATTCTGTAGCCTGGCCTCTCTATGGTTACTACGACGTCCATGCCAAACACACCAATCTCTGGGTCGTAGCGTACACCTGGTATCGTTATGTGCTCCTTTATACCGAAGGCTACGTTGCCGAATTCGTCGAACTGGCTAGCCTTTAGCTTGTTTCCGACAGCCTGGAACGCCTTACGTAGGAACTCTATCGCTTTCTCGCGGCGTAGGGTCACTACCGCCGCTATGGGCTCGCCCTTCCTAATACCAAAGTCACGTATAGTCCTCTTGGCCCTGCGGACCGATGGTTTCTGGCCAGTTAGCATCTCTAGGACGCGTATGGCCTTCTGAAGCCTCTCACCCGACTCGCCTACACCTATGTTCACAGTGACCTTGACTAGACGCGGCTTAAGCATTGGGTTCTGCTCCCAGCGCTTCTTGATGGCCTCTATCTCTTCCTGCGATAGCGGCAGCGGGGATATCGGCTGCTGAGCCACCGGTGTGTAGCTAAAGTAGCTCATTTCCATGCACCCTCCGGGAGGCTTATCCAGGGCTCCTCCTCAGGCGGAGCAATTACGAAGACGTAATCGAGGCTAGTCTGAAGCTTCTCCCCGCGCGCGTCCTCCAGCGTGACTATACTTCCCTTGCGGCCAACACCACGCTGTATAGACACTATCCTGCCCACACGGCCGACGTTGCGGCCGCCGAATACTATGGCGAGGCTGCCTACCTCGAGAGGCGCGTAGCCTAGCAGCTCCTGCTGCGGCACTGTGATCTTCACTGTGCCGAGGGTGCGGTAGTCCTTAGCCTCAACGGGGTTTGTCGGGTCGGAGACGCGTATGAGCACGTTACGGCCGTCGTGGAGATGTAGCTGTATGTGGCCTCCCTTCACGGTGGACTTGTCCTCTACGCGCCCTAGCTTGAAGCCTGCTTCCTCCTTGGATATCGGGTGTAGCGTGAAGAAGCGTACCGGGTACGGGAGCACCCTGTAGGCTTCGCCGGTGTCAACTATCTCTATCACGTCCATGAAGCCTACCGGGTACTTGTAGTTCCTCCTAACCCTGCCGTCGATCTTGAAGTGTCCCTCAGCAATCAGCTTACGGGCCTCCCGGCCGGTCTTGGCATAGCCTAGCACATCTCTTACTAGTATTAGCAGCGGTATAGACCTCTCTATAGGGTGCGGGCCAGGCGACGGCTTTACAGTGAATACCCCAGCACGCTGACGCACTGGCCAGAACTTTGGAGCAGCTAGAGTTCTTAGGTGCCTACGTCCACCCATCCTAGCCATACCATGCCACCCCTAGCGCGACTCCCATTTGCTACTGGGCCTCAGGCTTCTGGCCCCCTATAGACCCCTCTCCTCCACGAAGGAGCGCAAGCTGTATCTCGCGCTGTTTGCGCTTACGCTCTATTATCTCGCGGCGCCGCTTGTCCTCTAGGTTTAGTGACACTATCATTACCTTAGAGGGGTGTATCGGGTAGTAGCGTGGCTCTCCGCGAGCATTGTTTATCGTGGCACCCTCTACGTATATCCTCATGCGGCGCAGGTCAACACGCACCACTTTGCCCTTGTGGCCCCTAAAGTCGCCCCTCATCACGACGACTTCGTCACCTACGCGCACCGGCAGGCTCCGTATCCCGTACTGTTTGCGAAGCTCTGGGCTAAGGAGCGCCGCCATGAGCTTCTGTCTCTTGTGCAGCGGCGCGTTGAAGAGCGCTTTTCTCTGCTTCCGGGGCTGGCTTGACTTAACCCAGCGCATCCTACTGCACCCATCCTGTCCACGAGTTCGTTACAGATGAGTTCAAAACGTTAAGCTGATAAACAGCCTAGGGCTATATTATTATGCTAGCTATGTTGGCTACTCTTGGCCAGCGCTCGGCAGCCTCGCGTGCAACCGGGCCACGTATCTCGCTGCCCTTTGGCGCTCCATCCTGGCTTACTATCACTACCGCGTTGTCCTCGAAAGCTATCCAGGTGCCGTCAGGCCTGCGATACGGCCTCCTCTGCCTTATCACTATAGCGCGTGTTACCTGCTTCCTCATCTCCGGGGTACCCTTCTTCACCGTCACCACAACCATGTCGCCGACAGTCGCTGGCGGTATTCTGCGCAGGCGACCGTGGTACCCTATGACGCCTATTATCATAGCCTCCTTGGCGCCGCTGTTATCGGCTACACGCACATAGCTGCCTACTTGTAGACCCGCAGGTATGTGCCTCCTGGGGCCCGCACTAGCTCCGCCCTTCGGCATAGCAGCTCTACACCCCGAGCGCTCGGAGAAACACGCTTAGAGTTATTTAAGCGGTAGCAAGAGGCTTCCTTGACGCGTCTTATTAGCTCATTGGCTTCTTGCCTACTATCCCTAGTACTACGAAGTGTACCGTCTTCGCTAGCGGCCTGGTCTCGCCTATCACTACAACGTCTCCGGGCTGCGCGTTTATACACGGCGGGTTGTGTGCGTGTATCCTGCTCCTCCTCTTCTCGTACCTCTTGTACTTTCTATCGTAGTACACGTACTCGCGCTCGACTACCACTGTGTTCTTCATCTTAGCCTTTATCACGGTCCCGGTTAGCACGAGGCCGCGGACCCTCACACTACCGTGCCATGGACACTTCGGGTCATTGCATGTCTTCTCGGGTGGGTTGACGCCAGGTATACCTACGTTTCTTACCCGCACGGACAAGCCATCCGACCCCCTTGTACCTCTCTAGCCGCCTAAGACGCTCGGGCTGCACTCCCGGTATTTCTTCTCCTCGTACAACAACCCACGTGCCGTCGGGCAACTGGACTAGAAATATAGCGTTTGCTTTAGAGGCCCAGACTGTGCCACCAAGGCTTCTCCGGACTAGGAGTCCCCGGCGTGTCTCAAGCAGAACAGTGCCCTCGAGGCCACGGAGCACAGGATCTGGGTGGAGGAGTACACGTACCCGGAGACCTACAAGTGTGTGGAAAACTATGTTCCACTCTGTATGCTTCAAGCCTTGCTGCCCGTCTTGCGCTGCTTTAGCTCCTCTTCACGCATAACGGTTAGTATCCTGGCTATGGTCTTCCTTATGGCACGTATGGCGCCCGGGTTCTCCAGAGTACCTACTACTGCCTTTAGGCGCAGCTTTACCAGCTCCTCTTGGAGCTCTTCAAGCTTCTTGAGCCTCTCCTCGGGGCTCATCTTGCGTATGTCCTCTGTCTTTATCATGTACTTGGCCACGGTGCTTCACCCCTTCACCTTGTCGTGGTTCGGGAAGTGTACTGGAGTTATGCTCCCCGTTCCTTGGCCTCTTCAGGGCTAGCTTCCTTTAGCTTCTCTGCCTCAGCCGCGCGCTGCCTCTCTAGCTCCTCGCGTATCTCCTCAATGAACTCCTTTGCCTCCTCGGGCTGCTTGACGCGGACATAGTCGCTGGGCTTTGCAGGCTTAACTATTGTCACCTCTATGCCGAAGACACCGGGTTTCAGTGTTATGTGCATTACAGCCTTATCGACCATGTACTCTACCTGGTTGCCGGTAGAGTAGACCTTGCCTACGCGCACCTTCTCGTAACGAGCCCTCTCTGTACGCAGCTTACCGCTGATAATTATCTGCGCGCCTATGGCCCCCGCGTTCATTATGCGGCGAGCCATGACGTTAGCTACACGGCGGTAGTAGGCGCCCCTCTCGAGGAACACCGCTATCCTGGACGCCACGACACGTGCATTTAGATCGGGGTTCTCTACACGGCGCACTGTTATCTGCGGGTTCTGTAGGCCGAACTGCTGCTCGAATATAGCGGCTAGCTGGCGTATGGTTTCGCCTCTCCGGCCGATGATCATTGCCGGGCGCTCAGCGTCTATGAAGACCTTCGTGCCGAGTGGGAACTGGATTATCTGTACACCAGCGTAGCCTGCGCGGTAGAACCGCTTTGCTAGGTACTCGTCTATCTTAGTCTGTGCTATCGCCTTCTTGATGAAGTGCCTCTTTATGAGCACCATGGTTACTCTTCCTCCGCGACTACTATCTCGATGTGGCTATACTTCTTGAACCTGGGGGTTGAGCGGCCGAAGGCGCGTGGCATCCACCTCTTGAGAATGCGGCCCTTGTGTACAGCTATATGTACGATGCGTAGCTTCTCCGCGTCGAGGCCCTTAACCTCGGCATTGTTGGCTGCGTTCTCGAGCAGCTTGAGCAGTATGCGAGCCGCTTTGACCGGGTAGCGTCCTATCGGCCACTTGTACTTGGCGGCGAGCCCGCGGTGGTGGGCCTGCTTCCTCGCGTACCTGCGGACCGGTATCGGCTCCTCGCCCGCTGCTACACGCTCTAGGAGCTTACGTGCCTCGTCCAGCTTCATACCGCGTATGACACGGGCTAGCTCGACTATCTTCTTGTAGGATATCGGCGCATCCCACATCATTGCCTTAGCTGAGCGCTCCTCGTCAACCCGTACCGAGTAATGCCATGTTGGCAACCCGAGGCCCCACCTCTCTTACTACAGCATCCCCGGGAGCCGCTCACACCTCTGCACGCCTAAATAAGTGAATAGAGTGCGGCTGGCTATAATCTAGGCGATACTCCTAGAGGGGATGAGCGGGCTGACCTGCACAGAGCAGCCGCGGTGAAGAATGCCTCTAACAGGCGACCCTCCTCTACACCGACGAGAATTGCCGTGGCCGTGCGTGGCCGGGATTGTGGACATGAGTGTAAGGGGGGCCGTGACGCCTAGGGGTGGAGCCTCCGCGCGCTCACGGGGCCCCGGGGACACGGGGCACTCGCGCGGGCCTGCTCCCGTCTAGTAAGCGTGCTATGGCATGCCCTATCAAGTCTTCCTCCATAACCAGAGGCCGGCAGATAGAGTACAGCCTATCCCGGCAGGGATGCAGAAGAGAGGGCTACGCGTATCAGCGTATCGTAGTAAAAGAAGACTTGATTCAACATAGCCCGGGTAAGGGCCGGCTAGAGTATGCCTAGCCTAGCGGCTATATCGCTGGCACTGTACTCCTTAGCTAGCCTAACGTAGGCCTTCTTCTCGCCGCGCGGCGTTATTAGCGTGTTTACCTTCTCCACTTTGACCCCGAACGCCTGCTCAATAGCCCTCTTTATATCGTGCTTTGTTGCCTTCCTGTCTACTATGAATGTTAGGGTGTTCTGCTCCTCTATCAGCCTTAGGGCTTTTTCGCTCTGGACCGGGCGTATTATTATACTCCAGGCGCTCATGGCTACACACCTCTAGGCTCGCATGCTGCTCTAGGCTAGTAGTATCCCGTCAAACCTCTTGGAGAGTTCAGCCAGTGCAGACTTGCTTACAACGGTCAGTCTGCCGGGTACACCGCCGGGGGCAAGCTGCAGCACGTTTACGTGCCATGGGCCTGCGACGTCTACGCCTGGTAGACCGGCCACTGCTCTTGCTAGAGGCGAGTTGTGGCTGCTTAGTATGAACAGTACACTCCTAGGTGTTATGTACCGTCTGCCGCGGCGCTTACCCTTGCCAGCACGTATCCTTGTCCTCTCCTTGGCGCGCTCTATGTCTGCCCAGACACCTAGCTTCTCTAGGAGTGCGCGCGCATCGCGCACCTTGGTTATAGACTGCTCTACCTCGTCGTCTATAACCACTGGGAGCGTCTCTGCCGTGAATCTATGGCCACGCTTCTCTACAAACTCCTTCCTAGCCGTTGCGGCGAGCGCGGAGGCTGTTGCTAGCTTCTTCTCCTTCCTGTTGATCTCCTCGTGTATCCTTTTCTCCACACGTGGCGGGTGAGCGAGGTGACCGCCGACAGCCGAGTTTATGAATGCTGCCCGGCCCAGACCGGGAATCCGTGGTACTCTCGCTATGCCGAGGCCTACACCGAAGCTCCTAGCTGTGGTCCTCTTGCCGGCCATTGGGTCGCGGCCTTTGGGCTGTAGCCTTGCCGTGAACTCGGATAGGAATGCACGCCTTATCAGGTCGACGCGTACTGGTAGCCCATAGACCTTGGGTAGCTCTACCTCGGCAATCTTCTCGCCCGCGGCGTTGAATATTGGGACTACTGGCGGCTTCTCTGCTAGCAGGAACACCATGGAGCCTACCTTGTCCGCCATGCTACCGCACCCCAGGGGTTGCTGCCATGCATGTTACTTAATTGCCTTGCTTGCTCTGTAGGCTGATGTATGTTATCTTTGGCGCTGCTTCTGGCATCCAGCGTGGTCTCACTGGGTGGCGGAGCACTATAGGCCTCTTCGGCGTGCCTGGTATGCTGCCTGCTAGTAGCACGTAGCTGCTCCTCACTATGCCGTAGTGTAGGAAGCCGCCGGCCGGCGTTACCTCTAGACCGTTATCGCCTATCTTTATGATGCGCTTGTTGTACTCTGTCCTCCTGTGGAAGCCCATCTGACCTGGCTGTGGCACCTCGCTCCACGAGAAGGTTGTGGCCGGGCCCCTGCTGCCTGGACCGCTACGGCTACCCTTACGGTGCTTGTGCCACTTTGGCAGCTCCTTAACACCGAACCTCTTTATTACGCCCTGGAAGCCCTTGCCCCTTGTCACCGCTATTACGTCTACGAACTGGCCCTCCTTGAATACGTCCTTTATGCTGAGCGGGTTGCCGACGAGCTTGACAGCGTAGTTAAACCTCTCATCTATACTGCTTCCACCGCCTATCTTTATCTCTATGAGGTCTGGCTTCTTCTTGCTTAGGCCGCCTACTAGCCTTGGCTGGGTAGCCGCGATAATCCTTACATCGTATACCTTTTCAAGCTTCTCCTCTAGCTTCTTTACAGCTTTCTCGGTGTCTGGGAACCGGAGCCTAGGTATAGCGCGGTATATGTCTAGCTTGTAGTTCTCTACTAGAGTCTCGGGCTGTGCCCAGGCCTCGCCCAGAGTGTAGAGGCCTATGTTGGGGTCATAACCGTATACACGTACTGCTGTAACTATCATTGGCGGTGTCTCCACCACCGTTACCGGCATGAATATTTCTCTGCTCTGCGTGAGCGAGCCAGGCTCATCGTCTATGACGAACACGTGCGTCATGCCAGCCTTGTAGCCTAGGAATGCGAGCGGTAGGGGCGTCTCGCTCTGGACTTCTGGCCACGTCTTCACTCTCGGTACTATGCTTGAGGCCCTCTTCCGTGGCCTTACAGCAAGGCTGCCCCTACGAGGCGCATGCTTCTTTCTTGCACCCACTAGACACCACCGCCGTCATGCCAGTACTAGAGTCTACCCCGTCTCACGTGGGCTCCCCGACTACTAGCTTTTAACCCTAAGCCCTCAATCAGCTAGGACTCTAGGAACATGTTGTAGATTGCCAGCGTCGCCGCTACTGCTTCCTCTACACGGACTGTCCGGGTGCCCTGGTGCGGGATAGTATTGTAGATCCTATCAAATACCTCCTCCACGGAGAAGCCCTCACTACGGGCTATCTCGTAGAGGCCTCTGTCCGGCGCACCCATGAATATCGCTATACCTCT
The window above is part of the Pyrodictium abyssi genome. Proteins encoded here:
- a CDS encoding 30S ribosomal protein S5, with protein sequence MSLSPYELEQEWKPRTFVGRLVKEGRIRSLSEIFERNLPILEPEIVDYLIGPELKSETVDVRLVQKMTDAGRVNKFRVVVVIGNENGFVGVGQGKARQLRPAIEKAIRNAKLNVIPVRRGCGSWECLCDQPHSVPFTVRGKSGSVEVVLKPAPRGTGLVAGDAAKVVLRMAGIQDVWSFTRGDTRTTLNFVKATYNALKQTYKFVTPIDWVQAAQG
- a CDS encoding 50S ribosomal protein L18 → MAHGPRYKVPRRRRREGKTNYYKRYVMVLSGKPRLVVRRTNKYIWVQVIIAKPQGDVTIAAAHSRELVKRYGWLGGTKNTSAAYLTGMLAALRALKAGIGYAVLDIGLHRPVRGSRVFAALKGAVDAGLEVPHSEEILPEEYRIRGEHIAKYAAMLAQENPELYERRFSLYLKRGLRPEDLPKHFEEVKSKILEDYRDVVEKVKAAKEAVA
- a CDS encoding 50S ribosomal protein L19e, whose translation is MQRRLAAEILGVGESRIWIDPTRLDDVASAITREEIRRLIKEGVIRVKPKHSPSRGRWRERHEARKKGRHRGYGRRKGDASARRDPKEEWMHRIRKMRRYLRYLRDHGVIDRRTYRKLYMWAKGGMFPTFASLRRWLEEHGYPTSVRK
- a CDS encoding 50S ribosomal protein L32e is translated as MERRDIERLLQVRRKLKSKKPEFLRTLWWKFPKFKNDPKWRKPKGIDNPMRLRLKGRPAVVDVGYRAPAAVRGLHPTGLEPVRVCSPAELDKLDPARHIVYIAAGVGLRKRQQILEKARAKGFKVANA
- a CDS encoding 50S ribosomal protein L6; the encoded protein is MAKLVHVAEEVPIPEGVEVSIDGMKVTVRGPKGELTRDFSHARGIIIRVDEDEEGKKVVVEAYFANRRLKALVGTIASHIDNMITGVTKGYRYKLKIVFSHFPVTVKVQGDKVVIENFLGEKAPRIARIMPGVTVKVQKDDVIVEGIDIEAVGQTAANIELATKVKGKDRRVFVDGVYIYEKGVAE
- a CDS encoding 30S ribosomal protein S8 translates to MVMLDTLANAMAAIVNAEMRAKPEVVIMPASKLIANVLRVMQREGYIGEFEYIDDGRWGKIRVRLLGRINKAGVIKPRYSVKYSDLIRMPDWLRKYLPSRDIGILILSTSQGVMSHREALERKIGGVLLAYVY
- a CDS encoding 30S ribosomal protein S14, encoding MGKYRPPRVVKYGRGAYKCQRCGSHDAVIKKYGLMLCRQCFRELAVSLGFRKYT
- a CDS encoding 50S ribosomal protein L5 codes for the protein MSYFSYTPVAQQPISPLPLSQEEIEAIKKRWEQNPMLKPRLVKVTVNIGVGESGERLQKAIRVLEMLTGQKPSVRRAKRTIRDFGIRKGEPIAAVVTLRREKAIEFLRKAFQAVGNKLKASQFDEFGNVAFGIKEHITIPGVRYDPEIGVFGMDVVVTIERPGYRIARRRRARSRIPRRHRVTKEESMVLLHEMFGVVIEPK
- a CDS encoding 30S ribosomal protein S4e, giving the protein MARMGGRRHLRTLAAPKFWPVRQRAGVFTVKPSPGPHPIERSIPLLILVRDVLGYAKTGREARKLIAEGHFKIDGRVRRNYKYPVGFMDVIEIVDTGEAYRVLPYPVRFFTLHPISKEEAGFKLGRVEDKSTVKGGHIQLHLHDGRNVLIRVSDPTNPVEAKDYRTLGTVKITVPQQELLGYAPLEVGSLAIVFGGRNVGRVGRIVSIQRGVGRKGSIVTLEDARGEKLQTSLDYVFVIAPPEEEPWISLPEGAWK
- the rplX gene encoding 50S ribosomal protein L24 gives rise to the protein MRWVKSSQPRKQRKALFNAPLHKRQKLMAALLSPELRKQYGIRSLPVRVGDEVVVMRGDFRGHKGKVVRVDLRRMRIYVEGATINNARGEPRYYPIHPSKVMIVSLNLEDKRRREIIERKRKQREIQLALLRGGEGSIGGQKPEAQ
- a CDS encoding 50S ribosomal protein L14; amino-acid sequence: MPKGGASAGPRRHIPAGLQVGSYVRVADNSGAKEAMIIGVIGYHGRLRRIPPATVGDMVVVTVKKGTPEMRKQVTRAIVIRQRRPYRRPDGTWIAFEDNAVVIVSQDGAPKGSEIRGPVAREAAERWPRVANIASIII
- a CDS encoding 30S ribosomal protein S17, which codes for MSVRVRNVGIPGVNPPEKTCNDPKCPWHGSVRVRGLVLTGTVIKAKMKNTVVVEREYVYYDRKYKRYEKRRSRIHAHNPPCINAQPGDVVVIGETRPLAKTVHFVVLGIVGKKPMS
- a CDS encoding ribonuclease P protein component 1, translating into MKHTEWNIVFHTLVGLRVRVLLHPDPVLRGLEGTVLLETRRGLLVRRSLGGTVWASKANAIFLVQLPDGTWVVVRGEEIPGVQPERLRRLERYKGVGWLVRAGKKRRYTWRQPTREDMQ
- the rpmC gene encoding 50S ribosomal protein L29 encodes the protein MKTEDIRKMSPEERLKKLEELQEELVKLRLKAVVGTLENPGAIRAIRKTIARILTVMREEELKQRKTGSKA
- a CDS encoding 30S ribosomal protein S3, translating into MVLIKRHFIKKAIAQTKIDEYLAKRFYRAGYAGVQIIQFPLGTKVFIDAERPAMIIGRRGETIRQLAAIFEQQFGLQNPQITVRRVENPDLNARVVASRIAVFLERGAYYRRVANVMARRIMNAGAIGAQIIISGKLRTERARYEKVRVGKVYSTGNQVEYMVDKAVMHITLKPGVFGIEVTIVKPAKPSDYVRVKQPEEAKEFIEEIREELERQRAAEAEKLKEASPEEAKERGA
- a CDS encoding 50S ribosomal protein L22, yielding MPTWHYSVRVDEERSAKAMMWDAPISYKKIVELARVIRGMKLDEARKLLERVAAGEEPIPVRRYARKQAHHRGLAAKYKWPIGRYPVKAARILLKLLENAANNAEVKGLDAEKLRIVHIAVHKGRILKRWMPRAFGRSTPRFKKYSHIEIVVAEEE
- a CDS encoding 50S ribosomal protein L23, yielding MSAWSIIIRPVQSEKALRLIEEQNTLTFIVDRKATKHDIKRAIEQAFGVKVEKVNTLITPRGEKKAYVRLAKEYSASDIAARLGIL
- the rpl4p gene encoding 50S ribosomal protein L4, which codes for MADKVGSMVFLLAEKPPVVPIFNAAGEKIAEVELPKVYGLPVRVDLIRRAFLSEFTARLQPKGRDPMAGKRTTARSFGVGLGIARVPRIPGLGRAAFINSAVGGHLAHPPRVEKRIHEEINRKEKKLATASALAATARKEFVEKRGHRFTAETLPVVIDDEVEQSITKVRDARALLEKLGVWADIERAKERTRIRAGKGKRRGRRYITPRSVLFILSSHNSPLARAVAGLPGVDVAGPWHVNVLQLAPGGVPGRLTVVSKSALAELSKRFDGILLA
- a CDS encoding 50S ribosomal protein L3; this translates as MGARKKHAPRRGSLAVRPRKRASSIVPRVKTWPEVQSETPLPLAFLGYKAGMTHVFVIDDEPGSLTQSREIFMPVTVVETPPMIVTAVRVYGYDPNIGLYTLGEAWAQPETLVENYKLDIYRAIPRLRFPDTEKAVKKLEEKLEKVYDVRIIAATQPRLVGGLSKKKPDLIEIKIGGGSSIDERFNYAVKLVGNPLSIKDVFKEGQFVDVIAVTRGKGFQGVIKRFGVKELPKWHKHRKGSRSGPGSRGPATTFSWSEVPQPGQMGFHRRTEYNKRIIKIGDNGLEVTPAGGFLHYGIVRSSYVLLAGSIPGTPKRPIVLRHPVRPRWMPEAAPKITYISLQSKQGN